The Lactuca sativa cultivar Salinas chromosome 2, Lsat_Salinas_v11, whole genome shotgun sequence genome includes a window with the following:
- the LOC111921611 gene encoding transcription factor PRE6 → MSSRRSAGTPRITDDQIIELISKLQQLLPELRNRRSNKASASKVLQETCNYVRSLHKEVDDLSDRLSQLLSTIDDNSPQASIIRSLIN, encoded by the exons ATGTCGAGCAGACGATCCGCAGGAACTCCAAGGATCACAGACGATCAGATCATAGAACTCATCTCCAAACTTCAGCAACTTCTTCCTGAGCTTCGAAATCGTCGTTCCAACAAG GCATCGGCTTCAAAGGTGTTACAAGAGACGTGCAACTACGTGAGAAGCTTGCATAAGGAGGTTGATGACCTTAGTGATCGTCTATCACAGTTATTGTCCACCATTGATGACAATAGCCCTCAAGCTTCCATCATTAGAAGTTTAATTAACTAA